From Methylomonas sp. EFPC3, a single genomic window includes:
- a CDS encoding TonB-dependent receptor — MIHKAYLAVVFAGFSVLVPTGADAADVERQPVTEMDTADLLNIQVISTRKKSQVTSVSKKAGYVSNAPSAVYVISNEDIKRAGVTSVPEALRLAPGVDVARVNSSKWAVSIRGFNGIFANKLLVMIDGRSVYNPGFSGVYWDAQDVMLEDVERIEVIRGPAATLWGANAVNGVINIISKRAEDTGGGLVTGGGGTLETGFGALRYGKQLGDNSFGRVYVKGFQRDGLEQVEGFAPSADRWDKQQGGFRIDSHLSDRDEWTLQGDLYRSGLSQNALLPVLSSPFQQGLIENFSTSGANILSRLRHTFSTTAEYSLQFYYDHSERGNHTFAKQSLDTLDLDFQNSFAIGERQNAIWGVGYRANLDEFSDSPLIQPTRLQRDTHLFTAFVQDEIMLVDDKLWLTLGSKFEHNSYSGFEGQPTARLMWAPTLEQRIWAAFSRAVRTPSRADHDIRFLNGVLPTEVPGLGALPTEVVLNGNRSFRAEDVLSYELGYRFAWASQASLDLTAFYNDYDNLTAYQMGTPSLLAAPVLHLLQPVSVTNLGKADTYGFEAAAVWQMADWWRWDANYSLLKTEFGTLVGLAQQASPQHNLSLRAAINPTDRISLDFWLRYTGPRSVVGNGAGNQLRQLNGRASFDTRLAWKVLPGLELSLVGQNLLDDGRLEYIDESGIIQPGGVSRGVYGKLALEF, encoded by the coding sequence ATGATTCACAAAGCCTATTTGGCCGTTGTTTTTGCCGGTTTCAGCGTGTTGGTCCCAACCGGCGCCGACGCAGCGGACGTCGAACGGCAACCCGTGACCGAGATGGATACGGCGGATCTGTTGAACATTCAGGTCATTTCCACCCGCAAGAAATCGCAGGTGACCTCGGTTTCGAAAAAGGCCGGTTATGTCTCGAACGCACCGTCGGCGGTCTATGTAATCAGTAACGAGGACATCAAACGCGCCGGCGTTACCAGTGTGCCGGAAGCTCTGCGCCTGGCGCCCGGCGTCGACGTGGCACGGGTCAATTCCAGCAAGTGGGCGGTCAGCATCCGCGGCTTTAACGGCATCTTTGCCAACAAACTGCTGGTCATGATCGACGGTCGTAGCGTGTACAACCCCGGCTTTTCCGGTGTGTATTGGGATGCTCAGGACGTGATGCTGGAAGATGTCGAACGCATCGAAGTGATCCGCGGGCCGGCGGCGACGCTGTGGGGCGCGAATGCGGTCAACGGCGTGATCAATATCATTTCCAAGCGGGCCGAGGATACCGGCGGCGGTTTAGTTACCGGTGGCGGCGGTACGCTGGAGACCGGTTTCGGCGCCTTGCGTTACGGCAAGCAATTGGGCGACAACAGCTTCGGCCGGGTTTACGTCAAGGGCTTCCAGCGCGACGGCCTGGAGCAGGTTGAGGGCTTTGCGCCCAGTGCCGACCGCTGGGATAAGCAGCAAGGCGGATTTAGAATCGATTCCCACCTGTCCGACCGCGACGAATGGACCTTGCAAGGCGACCTTTACCGCAGCGGCTTGAGCCAAAACGCGCTATTGCCGGTGCTGAGTTCGCCGTTTCAGCAGGGACTGATCGAGAATTTTTCGACCTCGGGCGCGAATATTCTGTCGCGTTTGCGGCACACCTTTTCCACTACCGCCGAATACAGCCTGCAGTTTTATTACGACCATTCCGAACGTGGCAACCACACGTTTGCCAAACAGTCGCTGGATACACTGGATCTGGATTTTCAAAACAGTTTCGCCATCGGCGAACGGCAGAACGCGATCTGGGGTGTCGGTTACCGGGCAAATCTGGACGAATTTTCGGACAGTCCGTTGATTCAGCCCACACGTTTGCAGCGGGATACTCACTTGTTTACTGCATTCGTGCAGGACGAGATCATGTTGGTGGACGACAAGCTATGGCTTACGCTGGGGTCCAAGTTCGAACACAATTCCTATTCCGGGTTCGAAGGCCAGCCCACGGCGCGATTGATGTGGGCACCGACTTTGGAACAACGAATCTGGGCGGCTTTCTCCCGCGCCGTGCGGACACCGTCCCGGGCCGATCACGATATTCGTTTTCTCAACGGTGTGCTTCCCACGGAGGTTCCGGGATTGGGGGCCTTGCCGACTGAAGTCGTGCTGAACGGCAACCGGAGTTTTCGGGCCGAAGACGTGCTGTCCTACGAATTGGGCTACCGCTTCGCCTGGGCCAGCCAGGCTTCGCTGGACTTGACTGCGTTTTACAACGACTACGATAACCTGACCGCTTATCAGATGGGGACGCCGTCATTGTTGGCTGCGCCGGTATTGCACCTGCTACAACCGGTCAGCGTTACCAATCTGGGCAAGGCCGATACCTACGGTTTCGAAGCGGCAGCCGTCTGGCAAATGGCGGACTGGTGGCGCTGGGATGCCAATTACAGCCTGCTGAAAACCGAGTTCGGCACTCTCGTCGGCTTGGCGCAACAGGCCAGCCCGCAGCATAACCTGTCGCTGCGCGCGGCAATCAACCCGACCGATCGGATTTCGCTGGATTTCTGGTTGCGTTACACCGGGCCGCGTAGTGTGGTCGGCAACGGAGCCGGCAACCAGTTGCGGCAACTTAATGGCCGCGCCAGCTTCGATACCCGCCTGGCTTGGAAAGTCCTGCCCGGCCTGGAATTGTCCTTGGTTGGCCAAAACCTGTTGGACGACGGGCGGCTGGAATACATCGACGAGTCCGGCATCATCCAACCGGGCGGGGTTTCCCGCGGTGTTTACGGTAAGCTGGCGCTCGAATTTTAG